GTAGATGATTGCCAGATGTATACTGATAATCAGTTGATATGTGGtatcaatcattaaaaaaacattctttcttTGAGACTTAAACAATATTTTTCACTTTCAGATGAGTTGAAAGTGCCCACTGGCAATCCAAGAGGGAGACTTTTTCCTCGCTGAAATCTGCACGAGGCATTGAAGACTCCCGCCATCCTTGAGAATGTTCTCCATGAAAGGATTTTGGAATCGAATAATTTGGAATGAAGTAAAATGCTTCCCTTTTGACCCATTTACCCGGCGGCAATTTATTGTTTTGACAAGTTTGCATCGCAGGTGCAGACAACGTTGTCAGTTGAGGTTGCGTCAAAGCCAAACCTCACATCTTATCAAGAGCCTGCTTAACCTCAGACAGACGGTGGTGCATTCTAAGAGTGTCATCCCAGTGTTCCTTCCCATCTCATAGCTTGGAAAGTTGTTTTAAAAGTTGCTTTTAATGAGTAGGTGACACTGGGACGGTTTAGACTTCattgtttgttgaaataaaacacTGAAGACAAATTTCTTTCCTCCACGTTTTAAGTGCCTTGAATAACACACTTGACATAGCAACAGAGAAGCACTGGGTGACAGAACAATCACAACTTACAAATTTTAAATTATTCACAGAGGCGAGAGGATGGATCTATACAATGCAGGAATCGACAGTTCTTAAATAAGTTAAGTATGCCAGCCTCGCTTCACAAAAGCTATGATTGGCCATCAGCTGATGgccaaacaaaacagaataatTACAGAGAATGTCATAAGACCTATTGGCTCATTGTCCAGAGTTGACATATTTCTAtcaggtatttaaaaaaaggaaacaaaaatttGCAACAAGTGCTGCAATATCCAAAAACGGACACTGTGGTGAAACGTTTATTTGCTGGGATTTGTCCAATGTTCAGTACTTGACGTGGGATCCCGGCAAGAGACAAACTTGTTAATTTAAAGTAGCGCATTGAACAGCAGGAGAGGGGAAGGTGCTGGTTTGATGCTGAGTTGCGTCCTTTGTACATTAAGAAACGTCTGTTTGTCTTTGGCTCAAATCAACTCAACAAAGACTACAGTGAGTAAGAAAAACAAACCCATAGACTGTACTTGCAGCCTATTGGCAAAGAGGCTGGAATGCTCTAAAAAGACTCAGAGAATAATGAGAAACACATCCAGGCAAGTCGGCAATTGGATCGAAaaaacactgacacacacaaaacgttgACATCAggactgaagaagaagaagagcatgTCCATACAAATGTTTTTAGTACATCCAAAAGATAACAACTCACATAATACTTAAAACATTAGACCAAGTAAAATCAGCTAGTTTTGAGATTGATGTAcaatattttcattaaaaaaattcccGACTTAGGCGTGGGTAAGAAACACTGACGTGGATTTCAATGAGCAAAAAAGACATCAAAATAAAGTgcttctatgaaaaaaaaaactacactatTACACGGCGTGAGAAACATTATTTACATGTTGGGTAATGTATCACTTATCACCTACAGAGCAACATTTAAGTCATTGTCATGAGCTTCTGATCCAAAGATGAAGAACGCATGAAAGTGAGACCACTATTTCACCTCCGCTAAAGTAAAACCTTCCTGTTGAGTGATGAACCAGTATTAGCGCTCAGGAAAATTAGTGCACTTCATATACATGCAGGACTATCACTTCTACACAAAGCTGAGTGTACAAAGCAGGAGCAGAGTGAGAAGTTGCAAAGGTTGGGGGTGCAAGGTGGAAGGGGCAGAACCTTTCGGGTAGATCCTCCATCTGTCTCTGTGCGGGTGAAGACTCTCCATGTCTTTCTGGGCACTGTATGCTGCCACTGTGAAGTTAGCGTCCCCAGTGGTTAAGAGATCAAACACACAGGAGTGGAAGTAAATATCCTGCACCTCCAGCTGCTCCCGGCAGCGTTCCTTCGCACCCTCCGCGGTGAACACCTGCCTGTCACTGGGGGAGTATAACTGTATCTGCGAGGAGTACCTGGGCCTGTGCAGATGCTGGAGCCGAAGGCCGACAGAAGGCGGCGTAAGGGGGAGGTGGCCGCTCTGGTCGATGCGCTCGACTCTGGGGCAGCCGTTCAGACACAGCTGCAGGTCCTGGGTGGCATCGTAAGCCTGAGCCAGCTCTTCGGGGATTCGCACCGCCAGGGTCAGATAGCGACCGAGCTGTCGGACGATAACCGTGACGCCGATGTAGCCCGCGTGCAACTCGACGTGGTGGCCCGGACTGCGCTCTGAGATCCAAAGGGCCCTCACTTtgccggcggcgccgtcggacCCCACTGAAACATGGATGGGGTCTCCGCTGCTCACGGTGCCGTCGTCAAAGGCGGCTGGTAGGTTGTCCGTCACGGCCTGGTAGACCCTTTGGTCGGTGCAGCCCTCAAAGGGCTTGAAGATAACCGTGATCTACAAGGACGCAGAGAAACCAGCATTAACTGACTGAACGACAGTGAATACATTTATACATATTCCACAGATGTAATATTTATCAGTATGCTGTGTTTAGACGAGTGGGAGTACAAATTTAGGACTACACATACCTCTTTAAATGTATGAAAGCACTTTTGAAAATAGAATGGGGTGGCATGTGATGTTGGCAAGTCTGTGTTTTAGTGTTAAGTagtgagctgtgtgtgtgtgtgtgtcacactcacacctagggacaattttgagtgttcaaacagcctgccatgcatgttttgattggaaatgtgggagaaaatccgagtacccgtagaaaagccacacacggggaggacatgcaaaccccacatggGAAGACCGGAACTGGAaacgaacctggtacctctgcactgtgaggtcgatgcactaaccactcgaccaccagcccggcatgcatacacacacacacacacacatatatacagtatatatatctatatcgatATAGATAtcgatatagatatagatatagatatactgtatatatagtactgtatattgtactAGTTTATTTCAATCAGAGGTTTGACAAAAGTTCTctgagcaacacacacacacacacacacacacacgcacgcacacagcgcaacatttaaaaaatgtctagaTGAGTTTTTAACAAGTTGCAATTTGACACAGCTATGCAAACATGCtagcgcatgcacgcacgcacacacacacacacacacacacacacacacacacacacacacacacacacacacacacacacgcacacacacacacgcgcaggaCAGTGGAAGCAGTGGCGTGTGTACAAGGGTGTGGTGTGAGCACCGCACTGAGCTTTCGTCCAGCATCATAGTTCCGGTGAATGGCGGCTTTGTTCACATGACAGCCATGAGAAATGGGCCCAGTCAGGCCATTAAGCCTGGAGGGCcgttagtgtgtgtgcgtgtgtacacgtgtgtgtatgtttctAATAATTGTGACTAATAACATGCCCCACCTCTGACACAAGGTCAGACCTTCATCTCCGCAGTGCAGCAACCATACTATTTGctttgtgtgtgagcgtgcgcgtgtgttatgggggggggggggggggggggatcgttGCAAGGTtgcacagtgtgtgtgtctgccagGCTGTGCAAGTCTATTTGCTTGTGTAGGTGCGTATGTGTTTGACTGATGAAAGTTGCGCGTGAAATGAAGAGGGCAGAACGATACAAGAAACATCAATgaatctttttaaaatgtccccTGTTTTTGTGCGTCTGTGTTATCAAACCGTGATAAAGGCTTACAACTTACAAGTACACTTTGAGTGCAAGGAGATGAGGCGCAGCAGTAAACAGCGGGTCCTTTCACACACATCATTCCGTGTTATTAAAGGTCAGGCTCTGCGGAGCCATTAACCACGTTAGGTTTCACAAGAGTGCTTCAGTCACAAGAGACAGTCACAAGACTGAGCTGTTGGCTGCACACCTGCGAGGCTGACTGGCCGAGACCCAGAGAGAGATACTTACTTCAAGTAGAACAGATTGATAGGTTGAGACAAAGTAACATTTTTTCACCTATATGTACCATTTTCAATGtcatcagtcaaaaaaaaataaataaataaaaaagagggGGTACCAAAATAACACAAACATATCATTTTTTGACACCTTGAAGCATTGGTGACGTCGGGAAGGAGTGGAGTTTGACACACGACAGGCCGCTGAATGGTTAGCAGAGAATAATATCATCATACTGAAGGTTTATGGAATTCACACAAGGGTAACATTGTTTCACTGTGTAATGATGCCACACCACAGAGGAACTGTTATGGGCAATCATCATCCAGTCAGGGTCAAATTGGACCatcacagtttttttgttttgttttttgggttttttttttgttgttttttttaatcagcgggCAATAGGtaggattttaatttttattattgtcatcaattattatatatactgttgttgcttctgttaaaataaaacctgaaaataaaattcaaattttgatGATGGCTGGCTGGAGTGGATAGAGACTGTTTGTGCATTCGATGTGAataactaaacatgaaaaccaaTCAAAGTTAGCAAAAGGAAATGtaagttatccatccatccatgatctgaatCGTTTAGCcgcacaagggttgcggggcatgctggagcctacagtatgtcaactgtcttccggcagtactcggggtacactctgaaatggttgccagccaatcccaagtCAATGTCGGTTCGTCATAGTAAATCTTATCACAATTGTTGACTTGTGAATTATCGTCTATTATAAAGTTCTGTGGTCATTCTTACATTTTTCCTATTTTCCTTTATGGACCACAACGTTTTGTGAGATTTGCAGaattttttctacatttttcaATGGCAACCTTTCAGGAATTTTGGTGAAActgtttcaatgtttttcaaCAGTAGAGGGTGCATTGTACTACTAACGCAAGCCAGATCACCTTTAACAAACAGATCAACTGAACGGTACAGCTGGCTTGAAACAACCAAcggcttttgtggcttactgttGGTTATCATCTTTTAAAATCAGTAAATGATCAACAAACAGCTTGTCTCTTACCTTATTGGTGGCTGTGGCAGAGGAACCCGTAACCACTGGAACATTGGTGACCTGGACCGACAGATAGTCATTATCGATGAGAGGCCACGCCCCCTCCACCTTGCAAGTCTGGAAGCTGTCCTTGAATGTCCTCAAATGGGGGTCCCCGAAAAGCCCGCAGAAAAGGAATCCCTGCCTCGTGTGGGTGTGGccgtgagtgtgcgcgtgcgcatgggcgtgtgtgtgcgcatgctgAGTGCGGCTGTAGTAGTTGCAAGGCTCATGGTGGACCTCGGGGTGCGCGGAGGAAACGGGGCCGTCTCGGGAGCAGTTCCTCTGGCTCATTAAATCCGAGATGCCCAAAACGGCTGAGTGGAAGACCAGGTTGCCCCTGCAGGACTTTGCTGTCTTCTGTGTGCAGGCTGAGTAAGCTCGCAAAGCTTTGCAGAATTCGACGTGAAAGTCATCCACAGCCGGCGTGAGGTGAGAGGTCAGGGAGACAAAGTCAATGGTGCACTTCTGGATGCGACACTGCGGGGTGATCACCTGGCACTGCCCTACAAAGGGGAGAGAAAAACACAATCAGTAACAAGGGTCGGCT
This sequence is a window from Hippocampus zosterae strain Florida chromosome 6, ASM2543408v3, whole genome shotgun sequence. Protein-coding genes within it:
- the rgmb gene encoding RGM domain family member B gives rise to the protein MGRAGCCCSGAERLASPSTVRRFRPLLLLIIALTSAARIGQCQVITPQCRIQKCTIDFVSLTSHLTPAVDDFHVEFCKALRAYSACTQKTAKSCRGNLVFHSAVLGISDLMSQRNCSRDGPVSSAHPEVHHEPCNYYSRTQHAHTHAHAHAHTHGHTHTRQGFLFCGLFGDPHLRTFKDSFQTCKVEGAWPLIDNDYLSVQVTNVPVVTGSSATATNKITVIFKPFEGCTDQRVYQAVTDNLPAAFDDGTVSSGDPIHVSVGSDGAAGKVRALWISERSPGHHVELHAGYIGVTVIVRQLGRYLTLAVRIPEELAQAYDATQDLQLCLNGCPRVERIDQSGHLPLTPPSVGLRLQHLHRPRYSSQIQLYSPSDRQVFTAEGAKERCREQLEVQDIYFHSCVFDLLTTGDANFTVAAYSAQKDMESLHPHRDRWRIYPKGSAPSTLHPQPLQLLTLLLLCTLSFV